One Spinacia oleracea cultivar Varoflay chromosome 4, BTI_SOV_V1, whole genome shotgun sequence DNA segment encodes these proteins:
- the LOC110784816 gene encoding uncharacterized protein isoform X1, translating into MIPLVGMAPMKATAMALGAMETQKATVMALITNPLEAMERQRETAMVLGAMEKLRVIVMAPITNPLEAMVRQRAIAMALGAMEKQRATAMALITKPMVTGETEGNRYGSGGYGETEGNRYGSGGYGETEGNRYGSGGYGETTEGKRYGSGNKPSGGYGETEGNRFGSDNKAYGETKDNRYGSSDYNSATGGGGGYGSSEATRYGSDNTTGSGGGYGESEPKVYGEKGGYKNSESGESEEPRRDYDKEEKKHKRVEQISGLGAVASGAYALYEKHQTKKDPENAHRHKIAEEIAAVGAVASGGFAFHEHHEKKGVKEDREESQQSEGKEKKKHHFF; encoded by the exons ATGATACCACTAGTGGGTATGGCTCCAATGAAGGCAACCGCTATGGCTCTGGGGGCTATGGAGACACAGAAGGCGACCGTTATGGCTCTGATAACAAACCCTCTGGAAGCTATGGAGAGACAGAGGGAAACCGCTATGGTTCTGGGGGCTATGGAGAAACTGAGGGTAATCGTTATGGCTCCGATAACAAACCCTCTGGAGGCTATGGTGAGACAGAGGGCAATCGCTATGGCTCTGGGGGCTATGGAGAAACAGAGGGCAACCGCTATGGCTCTGATAACAAAGCCTATGGTGACTGGTGAGACAGAGGGAAACCGCTATGGCTCTGGAGGCTATGGTGAGACAGAGGGCAATCGCTATGGCTCTGGAGGCTATGGAGAGACAGAAGGCAACCGCTATGGCTCTGGAGGCTATGGAGAGACGACAGAAGGCAAACGCTATGGGTCTGGTAACAAACCCTCTGGAGGCTATGGAGAGACAGAAGGCAACCGTTTTGGGTCCGATAACAAAGCCTATGGAGAGACAAAAGACAACCGCTATGGCTCATCAGACTATAACAGTGCtactggtggtggtggcggctaTGGCTCCAGCGAGGCAACCCGCTACGGCTCTGACAACACCACCGGCAGCGGTGGTGGGTATGGTGAGTCAGAGCCGAAGGTGTATGGAGAGAAAGGTGGTTACAAGAATAGTGAAAGCGGTGAGAGTGAAGAGCCACGAAGGGATTATGATAAGGAAGAGAAGAAACATAAGCGTGTTGAGCAGATTAGTGGCCTAGGTGCTGTTGCTTCTGGTGCTTATGCTCTG TATGAGAAGCACCAGACAAAGAAGGATCCGGAGAATGCACACAGGCACAAGATTGCTGAAGAAATAGCTGCGGTGGGCGCAGTCGCGTCCGGTGGGTTTGCTTTCCACGAGCATCACGAGAAGAAGGGTGTTAAGGAGGACAGAGAGGAGTCCCAACAGTCTGAaggaaaggagaagaagaagcaCCATTTCTTTTAA